The sequence CGCGAAAATATCCGTCGGGTCGGCGAGGTCGCCAAACTGATGGTGGACGCGGGTCTGGTGGTGCTGACAGCATTTATTTCGCCTCATCGTGCAGAGCGGAAAATGGTGCGAGATATGCTGGCGACAGGCCAGTTTATCGAGGTGTTTGTGGATACGCCGTTGGCGATTTGCGAGGCGCGCGACCCTAAAGGTTTATACAAAAAAGCCCGTGCGGGTGAGCTGAAAAACTTCACTGGCATTGACTCTATTTACGAATCACCTGAGCATGCAGATATTCATTTGCAGGGTGAACAATTAGTAACAAATTTGATTGAACAATTGTTAGACGTACTGCGTGGTAGCGCTATTATCAAATCCTAAATGTATCTGCCTTCGCCATGGCTGCGACAGGGTTGCGAACACGCAAGCTGCCTACCTGTCACGCCAATGGCATTGGACATAATTACCCCTCCGGCAAAACGTCCTCAGAACGTGCTGGTAAATTGTACCTACAGGATTTTTATGCAGAATGTCACCCAAATGATGATCGACGAACAACGGGATCGGGATGAACCCTCATACTCCTTTCTCGGTGGCGTCACGGGCTTTGTGTTTTATTGGCTGGCGTTTGCGATCCCCTTCTTTATTTATGGCCCCAATACCGTCTTCTTTCTGCTGTACACTTGGCCGTTCTTCTTGGCGCTGATGCCAGTTTCAGTGCTGATTGGTATTGCGCTCAGTGTGCTAACGCGGGGTAATCTGCTGTTTACTATCGGTGGTACGGGGATTGCGGTGCTGTGCCTATTCTGGATGCTGTTCTCATTTCTCACTGGCTGGTGAAGGTTGAGTCAGCGGGCTGTTGAGGTATCATTCGCTAACAGCCCGCAGTCTCCCGCCATTGACCATCGTCTCCCTTCTTATGTTGCTATCCGCTTAATGAATGGCTGTCAGAGATTTTGCCGTTGCTCATATATTTTGCTGTTGCTCATAGTAACTAATGCGTTCCACTTTTTCGGTTGAGCCGCCCCCATCGAAATCACAATCAAGCCACGTATCGACCAAGGTTTTGGCTAACTCAATACCAATCACCCGCGCGCCCAAACAGATGATCTGTGCATTATTACTTTTTCTGGCTCGTTGAGCGGAGAAGGGGTCATGGCACTGTGCGGCACGAATGCCCAGCACTTTATTGGCAGTGATGCTCATGCCAATACCGGTTCCACAGATCAGAATTCCGCGTTCATGCTTGCCGTCCTTAATAGCCTGAGCCACCTGAATGGCGATATCGGGGTATAGGGTGGATTCGCGCTGTTGGTCACAACTGTAATCAACCACAGTCATGCCTCTATTTTGCAGAAAGGCAAGAATCTGATTTTTCATATCAATGGCCGCATCATCACAGCCGATGGCAATAGACAGCATATTTCACCCCTTAACATATTGAACGGAAACCCGATTAATCACTTTTATTGCCGCCACCGCTTTATGATTTGCGAGTGAATCGCGGGCGGTTTCAGCATCAAGAACGAGAGATAACAGATCAATCAAAAGTTATATCTATGTTCATATGTTTATCATCCTCACTCTTTTCAGATGTTCAGTCAATAAACTTATGATCAATTTAAAATCAATCTTAGTGTTGATTTCCCTCTTATTGCTTCTCTATTAAGTGATTAAACTCGCATCAAATCAGGGGTTATTGTGATTTTGATTTTATTTATGATCTCCCTCACAGCCTGAGTATTTTTTAATGGCGTAACTCTGCGGCTTAATCGTACTGTTCAATAGTACGATTGTGGATCTTATGTTCATATCGTGTTTATGGCGAATTTAAATTTATGACAAGAATAATTGTTGAAGGAGTCAATCATGTATAACGAACGTTCTATAGATGCTCAGATGGTTGCCGGTATTCCTGAAAAAATGCGTGCCGTTGTGGCCTACGGGCCGGGGGATTATCGGCTTCAGATCGTGTCGGTCCCCACAATTGATGCGAAAGAGATTTTAGTGAAGGTCGAAGGTTGCGGTATCTGTGCTGGTGATACTAAAGCTTTTGGCGGTGCACCCAGTTTTTGGGGCGATGATAAGCAGCCTGCTTATATCAAGGCCCCGATGATCCCTGGCCATGAGTTTATCGGCCATGTGGTGGGATTAGGGGCGGAAGTGGAGGGGTTTAAATTAGGTGATCGTGTGACCTCGGAACAGATCGTTCCTTGCTGGGAGTGCCGATTCTGCAACCGTGGGCAGTATTGGATGTGTGAAAAACATGACCTCTACGGCTTCCAGCACAATGTTAATGGCGCGATGGCTGAATACATGAAATTTACCAAAGAGGCGATTAATTATCATGTTCCTGCCGATCTTCCCTTAGAAAAAGCCATTCTGATCGAACCCTATGCGTGCTCTTTCCACGCCGTGCAGCGCGCCAATATCAAACTCGGTGATGTTGTGGTGCTGGCAGGAGCAGGAACATTGGGATTGGGCATGGTGGGGGCGATCAAAAAGTCAGGTCCCGGCAAGCTGATTGTGTTGGATCTGTCCGATGACCGTCTGGCGCTGGCGAAGAAATTTGGTGCTGATCTGGTGCTTAACCCCACTAAAGACGACGTGATTTCGATTATCAAAGAGATGACCGACGGCTATGGCTGCGATATCTACATTGAAGCCACGGGTGCACAAAAAGCGGTCG comes from Yersinia mollaretii ATCC 43969 and encodes:
- the cysC gene encoding adenylyl-sulfate kinase, encoding MLTDQVTPADDNIVWHPHAVTRQDREQQHGHQGVVLWFTGLSGSGKSTVAGALEQALFARGVSTYLLDGDNVRHGLCRDLGFSDEDRRENIRRVGEVAKLMVDAGLVVLTAFISPHRAERKMVRDMLATGQFIEVFVDTPLAICEARDPKGLYKKARAGELKNFTGIDSIYESPEHADIHLQGEQLVTNLIEQLLDVLRGSAIIKS
- a CDS encoding DUF3561 family protein; this encodes MQNVTQMMIDEQRDRDEPSYSFLGGVTGFVFYWLAFAIPFFIYGPNTVFFLLYTWPFFLALMPVSVLIGIALSVLTRGNLLFTIGGTGIAVLCLFWMLFSFLTGW
- the rpiB gene encoding ribose 5-phosphate isomerase B, coding for MLSIAIGCDDAAIDMKNQILAFLQNRGMTVVDYSCDQQRESTLYPDIAIQVAQAIKDGKHERGILICGTGIGMSITANKVLGIRAAQCHDPFSAQRARKSNNAQIICLGARVIGIELAKTLVDTWLDCDFDGGGSTEKVERISYYEQQQNI
- a CDS encoding erythritol/L-threitol dehydrogenase; translated protein: MYNERSIDAQMVAGIPEKMRAVVAYGPGDYRLQIVSVPTIDAKEILVKVEGCGICAGDTKAFGGAPSFWGDDKQPAYIKAPMIPGHEFIGHVVGLGAEVEGFKLGDRVTSEQIVPCWECRFCNRGQYWMCEKHDLYGFQHNVNGAMAEYMKFTKEAINYHVPADLPLEKAILIEPYACSFHAVQRANIKLGDVVVLAGAGTLGLGMVGAIKKSGPGKLIVLDLSDDRLALAKKFGADLVLNPTKDDVISIIKEMTDGYGCDIYIEATGAQKAVEQGLTLLRKLGTFVEFSVFKDPVTVDWSIISDRKELDVLGSHLGPYCYPLVIEGICNGDLPTEGVVTHILPLEKFAEGFEMVTKGVGSLKVVLNPNIQ